A genomic stretch from Coffea arabica cultivar ET-39 chromosome 10c, Coffea Arabica ET-39 HiFi, whole genome shotgun sequence includes:
- the LOC113713394 gene encoding cysteine-rich receptor-like protein kinase 3, whose amino-acid sequence MSLTSFSGSLHLNHLVLFMLFFLLALVQLIESSPRAYEEALICGNKTASTNDYPAFKQNYISAIDSIVDPLVSTGVVDIVAGNGNSSTVFLFGACMKDLSPGECDSCSSGMLVKIEQCQAIETGTRAGRLYLGGCFIRFDDHKFENEITGPEDLVNCGQQVEPHSSFIGVVDQLLSSLSGEAPGNGGFYLVSKQENGVSAYGLAQCWKYLNIDQCRTCLSDSAIPKAKTCLPKAEATILNAGCYLKYSTQQFYNKASEGFRHSLTGGLLYSSLVFTLAILSRVAAN is encoded by the exons ATGTCACTGACATCCTTTTCTGGTAGTCTTCACCTTAATCATCTAGTGCTGTTTATGCTCTTCTTTTTACTAGCTCTTGTCCAACTCATAGAATCAAGTCCTAGAGCTTATGAGGAAGCTCTGATTTGCGGAAATAAAACTGCCTCTACAAATGATTATCCTGCATTTAAGCAAAATTATATATCAGCAATAGACTCAATTGTCGATCCCTTGGTGTCCACTGGTGTTGTAGATATTGTTGCTGGGAATGGAAATAGTTCGACTGTGTTTTTATTTGGAGCATGCATGAAAGATTTATCACCTGGTGAATGCGATAGCTGTTCTTCTGGTATGCTAGTTAAAATTGAACAATGTCAAGCCATAGAAACTGGAACACGTGCTGGGAGACTATATCTTGGGGGTTGTTTTATAAGGTTTGATGATCATAAGTTTGAAAACGAGATAACTGGGCCAGAGGATCTAGTTAACTGTGGCCAACAGGTGGAACCACATTCAAGTTTTATAGGGGTGGTAGACCAACTATTATCCAGTTTGAGCGGTGAGGCACCTGGGAATGGAGGGTTTTATTTGGTTTCTAaacaagaaaatggagtttcAGCTTATGGGTTAGCCCAGTGCTGGAAATACCTAAATATAGACCAATGCAGGACCTGTTTGAGTGATAGTGCAATCCCAAAAGCCAAGACGTGTCTTCCCAAAGCTGAAGCTACAATTCTTAACGCTGGATGCTACTTGAAGTATTCCACTCAACAATTTTATAACAAAGCATCTGAAGGATTTCGACATTCTTTGACAGGAG GTCTACTTTACTCGTCATTGGTATTCACCCTTGCTATTCTGAGCCGAGTAGCAGCAAATTAA